A single region of the Micropterus dolomieu isolate WLL.071019.BEF.003 ecotype Adirondacks linkage group LG18, ASM2129224v1, whole genome shotgun sequence genome encodes:
- the si:ch211-161c3.6 gene encoding high mobility group AT-hook 2b, whose protein sequence is MSNSGTKEPSPQPSTAQSPPEPQRRGRGRPRKQQQEPVGPPTPKRPRGRPKGSKNKGPRTALKKVEPVGERRPRGRPRKWPQKVVQEVTEEQQGPSQEAEEGPSQLQPSSAQAPAQEEGE, encoded by the exons ATGAGTAACAGTGGGACCAAAGAGCCGTCTCCCCAGCCGAGCACCGCCCAGTCACCTCCTGAGCCCCAGCGCAGGGGTAGGGGTCGGCCACGGAAACAGCAGCAG GAGCCTGTAGGACCACCGACTCCAAAGCGACCGAGAGGACGACCGAAAGGCAGCAAGAACAAGGGCCCCAGAACTGCACTGAAG AAAGTAGAGCCCGTTGGGGAGAGACGACCACGTGGGCGACCGAGGAAATGG CCCCAGAAAGTAGTTCAAGAAGTAACTGAAGAGCAGCAG GGCCCTTCACAAGAGGCTGAGGAGGGTCCCTCGCAGCTCCAGCCCTCATCAGCTCAGGCTCCAGCGCAGGAGGAAGGGGAGTAG